The Quadrisphaera setariae nucleotide sequence CGGCGTGCGCTTCGAGGCGTCCGTGTACGGGAACGCCGACGCCGGCGCGTCGACCCGGGCGGTGTCGGTCTCGCCGGGGTGCTGCACGTTGACGAACACCGACCCGTCGGCGGCGTCGATCCACGGGCCGCAGGTCTCCGCGCCCGTGGGCACCGCGAGGAACTGCGAGACGCGGCCGCGGTCAGCGCCCGTCAGCGGCACGAAGTGCAGGGCGTCGTTGAGCTTCAGCGTGCTCGGCGCGCCGTCCGTGGAGATCCACAGGCCGGGCTGGTCCTTGTCGAAGGCCACGTTGTCCGGGCACGAGATCGGCGACACCTTCTCTGCCGGGAAGCCCGAGAAGTACGTCGAGGGGTCCTCCGGGTCGCCGCAGACCAGCAGCAGCGACCAGTCGAAGCGCGTGCCGGTCGCGTCGCCGCCGGCCTCCCGCAGCTCGATGACGTGCCCGTCCTTGTTCTTCGCGCGCGGGTTGGCCGGCGCGGGCGACGTGCGGTCGGTGTTGTTGGTGCACGCGACGTAGACGTACCCGGTGCGGGGGTCCGGCTCGACGTCCTCGGGGCGGTCCATCGGCGTGGCTCCGACCTTCGCGGCGGCGTCGCGGGTGAACACGAGCACCTCCTCGTGGCTCATCCCCGGGACGGCGGACTTCCCGTCCTTCGTCAGCGGGATCCACGTGCCCGTGCCGTCGCGGTCGGTGGCGGGGTCGCCGTCGGCCTCGAACTTCGCCACGTAGAGGTCCCCGGCGTCGAGGAGCTCGCTGCGGCCGCCCTTCCCGCCCTTGCCGACGCGCTCGCGGCTGACGAACTTGTACAGGTGCTGGCCGCGGCTGTCGTCGCCCATGTACGCGACGACGTTGCCCTTCGTCGCCACGAGCGTCGTGGCGCCCTCGTGCTTGAACCGGCCCAGGGCGGTGTGCTTGACGGGGGTGGAGCGCGGGTCGCGCGGGTCCACCTCGACGATCCAGCCGAACCTGTTGATCTCGTGGGGCTCGCGCGCGGTGTCGAAGCGGGCGTCGGCCTTGTGCCAGTAGCGGCCCTCGCTCGGCTTCCCGTCCTTGACCAGCGAGTACGTCTTCTGGTTGCGCTGGTCGCCCTGCGGGTGCCCGCGGAAGTACTG carries:
- a CDS encoding PhoX family protein, producing the protein MSLSPTRALLPMAGHTRGTRSAATCHFKCGDACLTDERSASASPSFASVVEASLSRRNLLLGLGAVAAAAGTGALTVQPAEATPATPGKPGAPGRGAGAVGPKGLAFAPIAPVPSTTDQLTVPAGYAWKPLISWGDPVVQGAPPFDLDRQSAEAQEKQFGYNCDYLAILPQGRHKALLVSNHEYTNENLMVPGFTTEAALTVEQLRTSIAAHGLSVVQLRRGKDGFWEVEPSKYGRRFTGLSTRFELRGPVAGTDLVKTAKDPGGRTVIGTLNNCAGGTTPWGTVLSGEENFDQYFRGHPQGDQRNQKTYSLVKDGKPSEGRYWHKADARFDTAREPHEINRFGWIVEVDPRDPRSTPVKHTALGRFKHEGATTLVATKGNVVAYMGDDSRGQHLYKFVSRERVGKGGKGGRSELLDAGDLYVAKFEADGDPATDRDGTGTWIPLTKDGKSAVPGMSHEEVLVFTRDAAAKVGATPMDRPEDVEPDPRTGYVYVACTNNTDRTSPAPANPRAKNKDGHVIELREAGGDATGTRFDWSLLLVCGDPEDPSTYFSGFPAEKVSPISCPDNVAFDKDQPGLWISTDGAPSTLKLNDALHFVPLTGADRGRVSQFLAVPTGAETCGPWIDAADGSVFVNVQHPGETDTARVDAPASAFPYTDASKRTPRPSTVQVRRTGK